A region of uncultured Anaeromusa sp. DNA encodes the following proteins:
- a CDS encoding glycosyltransferase family protein, protein MIIAILQARMSSSRLPGKVLKELCGKPMLMHQIERLKRARCLDHIVLATSDDVSDDHVAAAGIAAGVAVFRGNLDDVLDRFFQAAKLFPEAKHIVRVTGDCPLLDPQVLEEIVEMHLAGGFSYTSNTLEPTFPDGLDVEVMAKEVLQQAWEKASSPTEREHVTYYIYSHPEQFKLGCFKGNEDWSGLRWTVDEEKDFSFVQAIYTELYPQYGNDFSWQRVLTLLKEKPELQQTNQGILRNEGLKKSLQRE, encoded by the coding sequence ATGATTATTGCGATTTTGCAAGCTCGCATGTCATCGAGCCGACTGCCGGGAAAAGTGTTAAAGGAATTATGCGGTAAGCCTATGCTTATGCATCAAATCGAAAGGTTGAAGCGGGCTCGCTGCCTGGATCATATTGTGCTAGCGACAAGCGACGATGTTTCGGATGACCACGTGGCTGCAGCCGGAATCGCTGCTGGTGTTGCCGTTTTTAGAGGCAACTTAGACGATGTGCTGGATCGTTTTTTTCAAGCGGCAAAACTTTTTCCGGAAGCAAAACATATTGTGCGCGTAACGGGAGACTGCCCACTGCTTGATCCGCAAGTGCTCGAGGAAATTGTGGAAATGCATCTTGCCGGCGGTTTTTCCTATACAAGCAATACGCTAGAACCAACCTTTCCAGATGGACTGGATGTAGAAGTGATGGCTAAGGAAGTCTTGCAGCAAGCTTGGGAGAAAGCCTCAAGCCCAACGGAGCGCGAGCATGTTACCTATTATATTTATTCGCATCCGGAACAGTTTAAGCTGGGGTGTTTTAAGGGAAATGAAGATTGGTCCGGATTGCGTTGGACTGTAGATGAGGAAAAAGACTTTTCTTTTGTACAAGCCATTTATACAGAACTGTATCCGCAATATGGCAATGACTTTTCTTGGCAAAGAGTATTAACCTTGCTCAAGGAAAAGCCAGAATTGCAGCAGACGAATCAAGGAATTTTACGCAATGAAGGGCTGAAAAAGTCCTTGCAAAGAGAGTAG